The Prochlorococcus marinus str. MIT 1214 sequence CTGTGGTTTTTAAAAAACTAGGTTTCACATCAGAATCTGAAACTTTCAGGATGTATAGAGGTTCTCAACCTCCCGTTTCTATGAATGATGTATATGGTTTGGCTTGCTTGGAATTGGGTTGAGACTTTCTTTTTTCATGCATTGGAATTTAATTTCCCTCTGTGAATTTGTTTTTCTTCATTCAATTGAGTTTCTAATTGATCAATAAGTGTAGTAACTAGTGATTGGAATTCTGGTTGGCATCCTCTAAATGCAGCTTTATGCCTTATTGATTCGTTTCTTGTTCTTAAATCAGTAAGCATTAGCTGCAACGCGTCAATTTTAGCGTTGGTGTTCATAGTGACTTTAAGTTTTTATAGTCAAATACTAAACGCCTTTATTGCCTTACTCATATTTGTTTTCGGATTCTCTTCGCTACTAGTAATCTCGATGATTTTTTCGATCGAATCTTTTGTTTTTAAAGCTTCTATACAGGCTTTTGCAACCAGTCTTCTGGGGATCGAGCCTTCTTCTTGAGTTTTTTCACCAGAAAACAAAATCTTCTGATTTTTTAAATTAGTCTCATTCTCATTCAAACCTCCAGGACGTATGACAGTCCAATCTAGACCACTTTTTTGAAGAGATCTCTCACCTAATCTTTTCCATATAAGTATCAGACCAAATAAATTTAGAGGGTGTATCAATTTACCTGCACAAAGTGAACTAACAAGAACAACTCTTTTTAAATTTTGTCTCTTGCAGCTTTCAATTTGCTTTTTGATGTTTAAATAATCTACTTTTGCTGGACCTGTTAAATCTATAGATGGCCTCGCACCTGTTGCTATAACGAGGCTCTCACAACCTTGTAAGGCATAATCAAGTGTGGTTCCATTAGTGTCTTGTAAAACGTACCTTTCACAACCTTTTATAGAATCAGGAATCTCAGATTGTGGTCTAACTATTAATCTCACCTCATATCCAGAGGATATTGCTTCTTCTGCTACTCGAAAACCTGTTTTTCCCGAAGCCCCTGTTATTGCTAATTTCATTTTAGTTAAATTACTTTGATATGTTTTCTAGCAAGAAATAGTCCTTTTTGTTGAGATAATAAAATTAATAGATTAATATTAAGCCTTGGAACAAATAATTGGTTTTTTTCTATTTGGGTAAAGTTCCTTGCACAATTTACAGATTGTTCCGTTACATCCTCTTGCTGAGCAATACTCTCTTCCGTAAAATATAATTTGAAGATGTAACTTATTCCAAAGATTTTTTGGAAATAACCTTTTTAGATCCTTTTCCGTTTGGATAACATTTTTCCCTGTAGTTAGTCCCCATCTCTGAGATAATCTATGTATGTGTGTATCGACAGGGAATGATGGTACACCAAATACCTGAGACATAACAACACTTGCTGTTTTATGACCAACACCAGGAAGTGACTCAAGTTCCTTAAATGTATTTGGAACTATATTATTGAATTTTTCATGTATAATCTTTGATAACTTATAAGTATTTTTTGCTTTGGTTTTTGCAAGTCCAAGTTGTTTT is a genomic window containing:
- a CDS encoding SDR family oxidoreductase, whose amino-acid sequence is MKLAITGASGKTGFRVAEEAISSGYEVRLIVRPQSEIPDSIKGCERYVLQDTNGTTLDYALQGCESLVIATGARPSIDLTGPAKVDYLNIKKQIESCKRQNLKRVVLVSSLCAGKLIHPLNLFGLILIWKRLGERSLQKSGLDWTVIRPGGLNENETNLKNQKILFSGEKTQEEGSIPRRLVAKACIEALKTKDSIEKIIEITSSEENPKTNMSKAIKAFSI
- the nth gene encoding endonuclease III, which gives rise to MKKNERVKIIIKRLEEIYPETPIPLDHQNGFTLLVAVVLSAQSTDKKVNELTKKLFMSASSPEEMYKLGEKKIYNYIKQLGLAKTKAKNTYKLSKIIHEKFNNIVPNTFKELESLPGVGHKTASVVMSQVFGVPSFPVDTHIHRLSQRWGLTTGKNVIQTEKDLKRLFPKNLWNKLHLQIIFYGREYCSARGCNGTICKLCKELYPNRKKPIICSKA